In Halorhabdus rudnickae, the following proteins share a genomic window:
- a CDS encoding IS6 family transposase gives MPENAHLSGSINQINVEFVGHEATPRLLMKLSIQLHLAGLSISNTVFILEEFGVKHARSTVHNGVHKADLQPETGRSSDQIAIDETVVRLTDERYWLYAAVDPDTNELLHTALEPTTNSVIAHAFFHELREKHDVDDAVFLIVGSHSLKDVCNRYGLDFRDEKRGNRNSVKRVFLEVKHRTYLFSNCFSHAAAETADDWVRSFAFAWNQLI, from the coding sequence ATGCCTGAAAACGCACACCTCAGCGGTAGTATCAACCAGATCAACGTAGAGTTTGTGGGGCACGAAGCGACACCGCGATTGCTGATGAAGCTCAGTATTCAGTTGCATCTTGCTGGACTATCTATTTCGAATACTGTTTTTATTCTTGAGGAGTTTGGTGTCAAACACGCTCGTTCGACTGTTCATAACGGAGTTCACAAAGCCGATCTACAGCCCGAAACTGGACGAAGCTCGGATCAGATTGCGATTGACGAGACCGTGGTCCGACTTACTGACGAGAGATACTGGCTGTACGCCGCCGTCGATCCCGACACAAACGAATTGCTGCATACAGCGCTTGAGCCGACGACTAATTCGGTCATCGCTCACGCGTTCTTTCACGAGCTGCGTGAGAAACACGACGTTGACGATGCTGTGTTTCTCATCGTTGGGTCGCACTCGTTGAAAGACGTCTGCAACCGATACGGCCTCGATTTCAGAGACGAAAAACGTGGAAATCGGAACAGTGTCAAACGTGTATTTCTTGAGGTAAAACACAGAACCTATTTGTTCTCAAACTGTTTCAGCCACGCCGCTGCAGAAACAGCTGACGACTGGGTCAGATCCTTCGCATTTGCATGGAACCAGCTTATCTGA